Proteins found in one Orcinus orca chromosome 11, mOrcOrc1.1, whole genome shotgun sequence genomic segment:
- the SMIM10L1 gene encoding small integral membrane protein 10-like protein 1, whose amino-acid sequence MATAAAPSSLALKASSLAAAPGSYGVFCKGLSRTLLAFFELAWQLRMNFPYFYIAGSVVLNIRLQVHF is encoded by the coding sequence ATGGCCACCGCGGCGGCTCCGTCATCCTTGGCTCTCAAAGCCTCGAGCCTGGCCGCGGCCCCCGGCTCGTACGGGGTCTTCTGCAAGGGGCTCTCCCGCACCCTCCTCGCCTTCTTCGAGCTGGCCTGGCAGCTGCGCATGAACTTCCCGTACTTCTACATCGCGGGCTCCGTGGTCCTCAACATCCGCTTGCAGGTACACTTTTAG